One Caulobacter segnis genomic window carries:
- a CDS encoding ligase-associated DNA damage response DEXH box helicase, producing MLAADALPPRFRDWFAARGWSPREHQLAMLEKARQGRGALLIAPTGGGKTLAGFLPSLIELSERPPRNAPAGVHTLYISPLKALAVDVERNLLTPIREMGLPIVAESRTGDTGESRKARQKVRPPDILLTTPEQLALFCAWEGAREYFADLRCVIIDEAHAIWPSKRGDLLALGLARLQKFAPAMRRVGLSATVDDPDLVRKWLGAGEAVDLVLGSGGAQPVVEVLVSGGRVPWAGHTAEHAMAEVYEIIKQAQTALIFVNTRFQAEFAFQRLWELNDEGLPIALHHGSLSAEQRRKVEAAMARGELRAVVCTSTLDMGIDWGDVDLVIQLAAPKGASRMVQRIGRANHRLDEPSRALFVPASRFEMLECRAAADAILENHLDGDPPRVGTLDVLAQHIMGCACSEPFKLTELYDEIRSAGPYAELSWEDFETVVDFVSTGGYALRTYDKFRRIVQTEGGFWTARNAQARQQHRMNVGAIVSPGMINIRIGGGRRPMGGRKIGEAEEGYFEQLTPGDTFIFAGQVWRYNSLVGADAFVSPAPNDDPKMPSWGGSKFPLSTYLASRVRQMMHDEREWIALPPDVQEWLSWQKIRSAVPGDGEMLLETFPNGKRFHMVCYPFDGRLAHTTLAMLLTRRLDRLGVGPLGFVCNDYALNLWSLRPMDGLDLDELFAQDMLGDDLEAWLDESFMMKRAFKHCALIAGLIERRHPGAEKSGRQVTFSTDLIYDVLRKHQPDHLMLRCARHDAATGMLDIARLGDMLTRVKGHIRHMPLDRVSPFAVPIMLEIGRERAPGDAAGEMILAEAESDLIAEAMP from the coding sequence ATGCTCGCGGCTGACGCCCTTCCTCCCAGGTTTCGAGACTGGTTCGCCGCCCGCGGCTGGAGCCCACGCGAGCACCAGCTGGCCATGCTGGAGAAGGCCCGCCAGGGGCGCGGCGCCCTGCTGATCGCCCCGACCGGCGGCGGCAAGACCCTCGCCGGCTTCCTGCCCAGCCTGATCGAGCTGTCCGAGCGTCCGCCGCGCAACGCGCCGGCGGGGGTCCACACGCTCTACATCTCGCCGCTGAAGGCCCTGGCCGTCGACGTCGAGCGCAACCTGCTGACCCCCATCCGCGAGATGGGCCTGCCGATCGTGGCCGAGAGCCGCACCGGCGACACCGGCGAGAGCCGGAAAGCGCGTCAGAAGGTGAGACCGCCGGACATCCTGCTGACCACGCCCGAGCAACTGGCCCTGTTCTGCGCCTGGGAAGGCGCGCGCGAGTACTTCGCCGACCTGCGCTGCGTGATCATCGACGAGGCCCACGCCATCTGGCCCAGCAAGCGCGGCGACCTGCTGGCCCTGGGCCTGGCGCGCCTGCAGAAATTCGCGCCGGCGATGCGGCGGGTCGGGCTGTCGGCGACGGTGGATGATCCGGACCTGGTGCGGAAGTGGCTGGGCGCGGGCGAGGCGGTCGATCTCGTCCTCGGCTCGGGCGGCGCCCAGCCGGTCGTCGAGGTGCTGGTCTCCGGCGGCCGCGTGCCTTGGGCGGGCCACACGGCCGAGCACGCCATGGCCGAGGTATATGAGATCATCAAGCAGGCCCAGACCGCGCTGATCTTCGTCAACACCCGCTTCCAGGCCGAGTTCGCGTTCCAGCGGCTATGGGAGCTGAACGACGAGGGCCTGCCGATCGCCCTGCACCATGGCAGCCTGTCGGCCGAGCAGCGCCGCAAGGTCGAGGCGGCCATGGCGCGCGGCGAACTGCGGGCCGTGGTCTGCACCTCGACGCTCGACATGGGCATCGACTGGGGCGACGTCGATCTGGTCATCCAGCTGGCCGCGCCCAAGGGGGCCTCGCGGATGGTCCAGCGGATCGGCCGCGCCAACCACCGCCTGGACGAGCCCAGCCGCGCCCTCTTCGTCCCCGCCAGCCGCTTCGAAATGCTGGAGTGCCGCGCCGCCGCCGACGCCATCCTGGAGAACCACCTGGACGGGGATCCGCCCCGCGTCGGGACCCTGGACGTCCTGGCCCAGCACATCATGGGCTGCGCCTGCTCCGAGCCCTTCAAGCTGACCGAGCTGTATGACGAGATCCGCTCGGCCGGCCCCTATGCCGAGCTGTCGTGGGAGGATTTCGAGACCGTCGTCGACTTCGTCTCGACCGGCGGCTACGCCCTGCGCACCTACGACAAGTTCCGCCGCATCGTGCAGACCGAAGGCGGCTTCTGGACCGCCCGCAACGCCCAGGCTCGCCAGCAGCACCGGATGAACGTCGGGGCCATCGTCTCGCCGGGCATGATCAATATCCGCATCGGCGGCGGTCGCCGTCCGATGGGCGGCCGCAAGATCGGCGAGGCCGAGGAAGGCTATTTCGAGCAGCTGACGCCGGGCGACACCTTCATCTTCGCCGGCCAGGTCTGGCGCTACAACAGCCTGGTCGGGGCCGACGCCTTCGTCTCGCCCGCCCCCAACGACGACCCGAAGATGCCCAGCTGGGGCGGTTCGAAGTTCCCGCTCTCGACCTATCTGGCCAGCCGCGTGCGCCAGATGATGCACGACGAGCGCGAATGGATCGCCCTGCCCCCGGACGTCCAGGAATGGCTGTCCTGGCAGAAGATCCGTTCGGCCGTCCCGGGCGATGGCGAGATGCTCCTGGAGACCTTTCCGAACGGAAAGCGGTTCCACATGGTCTGCTATCCGTTCGACGGGCGCCTGGCCCACACCACCCTGGCCATGCTGCTGACCCGGCGGCTGGACCGCCTGGGCGTCGGGCCGCTGGGTTTCGTCTGCAACGACTACGCCCTGAATTTATGGTCGCTGCGGCCGATGGACGGTCTGGATCTCGACGAACTGTTCGCCCAGGACATGCTAGGCGACGACCTGGAGGCCTGGCTCGACGAGAGCTTCATGATGAAGCGGGCCTTCAAGCACTGCGCCCTGATCGCCGGCCTGATCGAGCGCCGCCATCCCGGCGCCGAGAAGTCCGGACGGCAGGTGACCTTCTCGACCGACCTGATCTACGACGTGCTGCGCAAACACCAACCCGACCACCTGATGCTCCGCTGCGCCCGCCACGACGCGGCCACGGGCATGCTCGACATCGCCCGGCTCGGCGACATGCTGACCCGCGTGAAGGGTCATATCCGCCACATGCCGCTGGACCGCGTCTCGCCGTTCGCCGTGCCGATCATGCTGGAGATCGGCCGCGAGCGCGCGCCCGGCGACGCCGCCGGCGAGATGATCCTGGCCGAGGCCGAGAGCGACCTGATCGCCGAGGCGATGCCATGA
- a CDS encoding ATP-dependent DNA helicase, with product MTAFPPTLDLAPALVVLPGPRAGMADGGGESRMLRAPDARDLFEHGPVLVAHAAMTARRLNLSPPSRNPRLFDVLELHAFARPATFCAPSAVGLAMALGLAEPHGAPDQAQSLRESADALLRELALTPVPSREEALAVAETLAKAGWSWGPAVIGALRSVPVGNQFRGSGLDVWARLPEWEDQAPPGEAGSRPIDPERAGQRLTELLQRSGLEEIREAQATFAKEAAYAFQPREREGEPRMMLAEAGTGVGKTLGYLAPASLWAEANGPSVWVSTYTRALQRQIERESRSIYPDPKERAKKAVVRKGRENYLCLLNFQEQINGAQLGNGDLIGLALTARWARATRDGDMTGGDFPAWLPTLSAVPPSAQASPSNLVDRRGECIHAGCQHYRICCIEKAVRASKRADIVIANHALVLTQAAFDGARTARGLKGDNETTSLKRIVFDEGHHLFEAADSAFSAALSGAEAAELRRWIRGPEGRGRRGRGLEARLLDILGDREGARQAMGQAIHAAAALPGEGWSGRVAPPDGQINPIGPIENFLVAVIEQLRARTSDRGGADLGLQCDARPPIDLVRERAPEAAKALAAIEAPLLALARALEDVLDEEAEHLAPSERARIEGALRGLDRRARMTLPAWRSILKAIEEDDVDPSETDPDFVDWFEATFLYGRVVDAACRRHWVDPTEPLRAAVLSPAHGVLVTSATLVDPALEDPFALAEMRTGAARLPTAPKVLRLVSPFDYENHAKAFVVTDVNKEDPRQVSAAMRELFLAAGGGGLGLFTAIRRLKAVHERIAAPLADNGLALYAQHVDPLEVGALVDIFRAEEDACLLGTDAIRDGVDVPGRSLRLLVFDRVPWPRPDVLHKARRLRFGGKGYDDAVARARISQAFGRLIRRADDRGVFVMLDAAAPTRLFSSLPEGVSLERVGLVEAIEATAAFLSKDRS from the coding sequence GTGACCGCATTCCCGCCGACTCTGGACCTGGCCCCCGCCCTGGTCGTCCTGCCCGGGCCGCGCGCCGGCATGGCCGATGGCGGCGGCGAGAGCCGGATGCTGCGCGCGCCGGACGCCCGCGACCTGTTCGAGCACGGCCCGGTGCTGGTGGCCCACGCGGCCATGACCGCTCGACGCCTGAACCTGTCGCCGCCCTCGCGGAACCCGCGCCTGTTCGACGTGCTGGAGCTGCACGCCTTCGCCCGTCCGGCGACCTTCTGCGCGCCCTCGGCCGTGGGGCTGGCCATGGCCCTGGGCCTGGCCGAGCCGCATGGTGCCCCCGACCAGGCCCAGAGCCTGCGCGAGAGCGCCGACGCCTTGTTGCGCGAGCTGGCCCTGACGCCGGTTCCGTCGCGGGAGGAGGCCCTGGCCGTGGCCGAGACCCTGGCCAAGGCTGGCTGGTCCTGGGGACCCGCCGTGATCGGCGCGCTGCGCTCGGTCCCGGTCGGCAACCAGTTCCGGGGCTCGGGCCTCGACGTCTGGGCCCGCCTGCCCGAGTGGGAGGACCAGGCCCCGCCCGGCGAGGCCGGCTCGCGTCCCATCGATCCGGAACGCGCCGGCCAGCGCCTGACCGAGCTGCTGCAACGCTCGGGCCTGGAAGAGATCCGCGAGGCCCAGGCCACCTTCGCCAAGGAGGCGGCCTACGCCTTCCAGCCGCGCGAGCGTGAGGGCGAGCCGCGCATGATGCTGGCCGAGGCCGGCACCGGCGTCGGCAAGACCCTTGGCTATCTGGCGCCGGCCTCGCTGTGGGCCGAGGCCAACGGGCCTTCGGTCTGGGTCAGCACTTACACGCGCGCCCTGCAGCGCCAGATCGAGCGCGAGAGCCGGTCGATCTATCCCGACCCCAAGGAGCGGGCCAAGAAGGCGGTGGTCCGCAAGGGGCGCGAGAACTACCTGTGCCTGCTGAACTTCCAGGAACAGATCAACGGCGCCCAGCTGGGTAATGGCGACCTGATCGGCCTGGCCCTGACCGCCCGCTGGGCGCGCGCGACGCGGGACGGGGACATGACCGGCGGCGACTTCCCGGCCTGGCTGCCGACGCTGTCCGCGGTTCCGCCGTCGGCCCAGGCCAGCCCCTCGAACCTGGTCGACCGACGCGGCGAGTGCATCCACGCCGGCTGCCAGCATTATCGCATCTGCTGTATCGAGAAGGCCGTGCGGGCGTCCAAGCGCGCCGACATCGTCATCGCCAACCACGCCCTGGTCCTGACCCAGGCCGCCTTCGACGGCGCCCGGACGGCGCGGGGGCTGAAGGGCGACAACGAGACCACCAGCCTCAAGCGCATCGTCTTCGACGAGGGCCACCACCTGTTCGAGGCCGCCGACAGCGCCTTCTCGGCCGCTCTGTCGGGCGCGGAGGCTGCGGAGCTGCGCCGCTGGATCCGCGGACCCGAGGGGCGCGGCCGGCGGGGACGGGGCCTGGAGGCGCGCCTGCTCGACATCCTGGGCGACCGTGAAGGCGCGCGGCAGGCGATGGGCCAGGCGATCCACGCCGCCGCCGCCCTGCCGGGCGAGGGCTGGTCGGGCCGGGTCGCGCCGCCGGACGGCCAGATCAATCCGATCGGGCCGATCGAGAACTTTCTGGTCGCGGTGATCGAGCAGCTGCGGGCCCGCACCAGCGACCGTGGCGGGGCCGATCTTGGCCTGCAATGCGACGCCCGCCCGCCGATCGACCTGGTCCGCGAGCGCGCGCCGGAAGCGGCCAAGGCCCTGGCCGCGATCGAGGCCCCGCTGCTGGCCCTGGCCCGCGCCCTGGAGGACGTGCTGGACGAGGAGGCCGAGCACCTGGCCCCGTCCGAACGCGCCCGCATCGAGGGCGCGCTGCGGGGGCTGGACCGTCGCGCCCGCATGACCCTGCCGGCCTGGCGCTCGATCCTGAAGGCGATCGAGGAGGACGACGTCGATCCCAGCGAGACCGACCCGGACTTCGTCGACTGGTTCGAGGCGACCTTCCTGTACGGCCGCGTCGTCGACGCCGCCTGCCGCCGCCACTGGGTGGATCCGACCGAGCCGCTGCGCGCGGCGGTGCTGTCGCCCGCCCACGGGGTGCTGGTGACCAGCGCCACGCTGGTGGACCCTGCCCTGGAGGATCCGTTCGCCCTGGCCGAGATGCGCACTGGCGCGGCCCGCTTGCCGACCGCGCCCAAGGTCCTGCGGCTGGTCTCGCCGTTCGACTACGAGAACCACGCCAAGGCCTTCGTCGTCACCGACGTCAACAAGGAGGACCCGCGCCAGGTCTCGGCCGCCATGCGCGAGCTGTTCCTGGCCGCCGGGGGCGGGGGACTGGGACTGTTCACCGCCATCCGCCGGCTGAAGGCCGTGCACGAACGCATCGCCGCGCCCCTGGCCGACAATGGCCTTGCTCTCTATGCGCAGCACGTCGACCCCCTGGAAGTGGGCGCGCTGGTCGACATCTTCCGCGCCGAGGAGGACGCCTGCCTCCTGGGCACCGACGCTATCCGCGACGGCGTGGACGTACCGGGCCGGTCCCTGCGCCTGCTGGTCTTCGATCGGGTGCCGTGGCCGCGTCCGGACGTACTGCACAAGGCCCGCCGCCTGCGCTTCGGCGGTAAGGGTTATGACGACGCCGTGGCCCGCGCCCGTATCAGCCAGGCCTTCGGGCGCCTGATCCGCCGGGCCGACGACCGGGGCGTCTTCGTCATGCTGGACGCGGCCGCGCCGACGCGTCTGTTCTCAAGCTTGCCCGAGGGTGTATCCTTGGAACGGGTAGGCTTGGTCGAGGCGATCGAGGCCACCGCCGCATTTTTGTCGAAGGATCGCTCTTAA
- a CDS encoding helix-turn-helix domain-containing protein translates to MMTRPADPAIDEAAAPSRARSARALVQAVRWRTGLCQADFARVFHIDLTLLEDLEHGDVRPDAALTAYLTVIDHAPDVVRAALRRADS, encoded by the coding sequence ATGATGACCCGACCCGCCGACCCCGCGATCGACGAAGCCGCCGCCCCCTCCCGCGCGCGGTCCGCCCGCGCCCTGGTCCAGGCGGTGCGCTGGCGCACCGGGCTCTGCCAGGCCGATTTCGCCCGGGTCTTCCACATCGACCTGACCCTGCTGGAAGACCTGGAGCATGGCGACGTGCGCCCTGACGCCGCCCTGACCGCCTATCTGACGGTGATCGATCACGCGCCGGATGTCGTGCGGGCGGCCCTGAGGCGCGCCGACTCCTGA
- a CDS encoding pectate lyase has product MPLSPISRRRLMATTAAAFAAAGTLRPLQALAQTSKAQALDVMKKASTFMVEKAAYKGGYVWSYLPDFSRRWGEMEAFPTMIWVQPPGTGTVGHLFLDAYHATKDEYYYDAACKAADALIAIQNPAGGWNYIGDMAGEASLKKWYDTIGKNGWRLEEFQHYYGNCTFDDEGTAECCKFMLRMYVEKKDPKYKAAFERALKFVLESQYPVGGWPQRYPLKDEFHHHGNPDYTSFITFNDDVVGENIEFLIMVYQALGDKTVLEPIRRAMDCYVACQQPAPQAGWGLQHTVADLKPASARTYEPKAFATHASASCVSQLLTFYQLTGDPKYLARVPEALDWLASTRLPNDVMPGKARYPTFVQIGSNKPLYVHRTGSNVVNGRYYTDENPQKTVTHYSSFRNVDVAGLRARYEKLKATPPEEASKHSPLKGQRPLPKYFMVKDLSVDDLTVGGDLSSSATKGVSADPAKVAKLTAELNAEGWWPTPLTQTSQPYIGDGPATPTPGDFSETKVGDKYDTSPYPDPHPAIGISTGAFIANMATLIKFVDA; this is encoded by the coding sequence ATGCCGCTCAGCCCCATCTCCCGCCGCCGCCTGATGGCCACCACGGCCGCCGCCTTCGCCGCCGCCGGGACGCTCCGACCACTGCAGGCCCTGGCCCAGACCAGCAAGGCCCAGGCGCTGGACGTCATGAAGAAGGCTTCGACGTTCATGGTCGAGAAGGCCGCCTACAAGGGCGGCTACGTCTGGAGCTACCTGCCCGACTTCTCGCGCCGCTGGGGCGAGATGGAAGCCTTCCCGACGATGATCTGGGTGCAGCCGCCCGGCACCGGCACGGTCGGCCACCTGTTCCTGGACGCCTATCACGCCACCAAGGACGAGTATTACTACGACGCCGCCTGCAAGGCCGCCGACGCCCTGATCGCCATCCAGAACCCGGCCGGCGGCTGGAACTACATCGGCGACATGGCCGGCGAGGCGTCGCTGAAGAAGTGGTACGACACCATCGGCAAGAACGGCTGGCGGCTCGAGGAATTCCAGCACTACTACGGCAACTGCACCTTCGACGACGAGGGCACCGCCGAGTGCTGCAAGTTCATGCTGCGCATGTACGTCGAGAAGAAGGACCCGAAGTACAAGGCCGCCTTCGAGAGGGCCCTGAAGTTCGTCCTGGAGAGCCAGTACCCGGTCGGCGGCTGGCCCCAGCGCTATCCGCTGAAGGACGAATTCCACCACCACGGCAACCCGGACTACACCAGCTTCATCACCTTCAATGACGACGTGGTCGGCGAGAACATCGAGTTCCTGATCATGGTCTACCAGGCCTTGGGCGACAAAACCGTCCTGGAGCCGATCCGCCGGGCCATGGACTGCTATGTCGCCTGCCAGCAGCCCGCGCCGCAGGCCGGCTGGGGCCTGCAGCACACCGTGGCCGACCTGAAGCCGGCCAGCGCCCGCACCTACGAGCCCAAGGCCTTCGCCACCCACGCCTCGGCCAGCTGCGTGTCGCAGCTGCTGACCTTCTACCAGCTGACGGGCGACCCGAAGTACCTGGCCCGCGTGCCCGAGGCCCTGGACTGGCTGGCCTCGACGCGGCTGCCCAACGACGTCATGCCCGGCAAGGCCCGCTATCCGACCTTCGTCCAGATCGGCTCGAACAAGCCGCTCTACGTGCACCGCACTGGCTCGAACGTGGTCAATGGCCGCTACTACACGGACGAGAACCCGCAGAAGACGGTCACCCACTATTCGTCGTTCCGGAACGTGGACGTGGCCGGCCTGCGCGCCCGCTATGAGAAGCTGAAGGCCACGCCGCCCGAGGAGGCCAGCAAGCACTCGCCGCTGAAGGGCCAGCGCCCGCTGCCCAAGTACTTCATGGTCAAGGACCTCTCGGTCGACGACCTGACCGTCGGCGGCGACCTCTCGAGTTCGGCGACCAAGGGCGTCAGCGCCGATCCGGCCAAGGTCGCCAAGCTGACGGCCGAGCTGAACGCCGAGGGTTGGTGGCCCACGCCCCTGACCCAGACCAGCCAGCCCTATATCGGCGACGGTCCGGCCACGCCGACCCCGGGCGACTTCTCGGAGACCAAGGTCGGCGACAAGTACGACACCTCGCCCTACCCCGACCCCCACCCGGCGATCGGCATCTCGACCGGCGCGTTCATCGCCAACATGGCCACGCTGATCAAGTTCGTGGACGCCTAG
- a CDS encoding aspartate/glutamate racemase family protein has protein sequence MSKVLGVLGGMGPAATLDFLAKLQAATPVKREQDHLRVLVDINPKVPDRNVSTSDPGPVLAAMATGLRDSGAEVLAIACNTAHAYAETVRASGLPLVDMLETAGLAARAKGASVVGVLGTSLALSLYRDRFSSMGLEVVMLDDHEQVEFMALLYRIKQGDLGEASRETMAALAHRLVGKGAQSVVAGCTEVPLVLSAADLSVPFLDATEELARRCVAVCLGEAL, from the coding sequence ATGAGCAAGGTTCTGGGCGTTCTCGGCGGCATGGGCCCGGCCGCCACCCTGGACTTCCTGGCCAAGCTGCAGGCCGCCACGCCGGTCAAGCGCGAGCAGGACCATCTGCGGGTGCTGGTGGACATCAATCCCAAGGTGCCCGACCGCAATGTCAGCACGTCCGATCCCGGCCCCGTGCTGGCGGCGATGGCCACGGGACTGCGCGACAGCGGCGCCGAGGTGCTGGCCATCGCCTGCAACACCGCCCACGCCTATGCCGAGACGGTTCGCGCGTCGGGCCTTCCCCTCGTCGACATGCTGGAGACGGCGGGCCTGGCCGCCCGGGCCAAGGGCGCCAGCGTCGTCGGGGTGCTGGGCACCAGCCTGGCCTTAAGCCTCTACCGCGACCGCTTCTCGTCCATGGGGCTGGAGGTGGTGATGCTGGATGACCACGAGCAGGTCGAGTTCATGGCCCTGCTGTATCGGATCAAGCAGGGCGACCTGGGCGAGGCTTCGCGCGAGACCATGGCCGCCCTGGCCCACCGCTTGGTCGGCAAGGGCGCTCAGAGCGTGGTGGCGGGCTGCACGGAGGTGCCGCTGGTGCTGTCGGCGGCGGACCTGTCGGTTCCGTTCCTGGATGCGACGGAAGAACTGGCCAGGCGCTGCGTGGCCGTGTGCCTGGGCGAGGCGCTCTAG
- a CDS encoding D-cysteine desulfhydrase, translated as MHLARFPRARFAHLPTPLEPLPRLGAELGIDLWVKRDDCTGLAGGGNKTRKLEFLLGEALARGADTLVTQGAVQSNHVRQTIAAGARFGLKTEVILEERTGSKTSDYMGNGNVLLDKLMGATIRYVPGGADMVAELEATAESVRQRGGKPYVIPGGGSNTVGALGYVDCARELVVQADQMDLKIDRLVTATGSAGTHAGLVAGFAALSVDIPILGFGVRAPKPKQEENVFNLAVATAETIGAPGRVRREAVVADCDYVGEGYGLVDQGVIDALALAARTEGLLLDPVYSGKAMKGLIDQARKGAFKGERVVFLHTGGAQGLFGYQSVLEPALG; from the coding sequence ATGCATCTCGCCCGCTTTCCCCGCGCCCGCTTCGCCCACCTGCCGACCCCGCTGGAGCCCCTGCCCCGCCTCGGCGCCGAGCTCGGGATCGACCTCTGGGTCAAGCGCGACGACTGCACGGGCCTGGCCGGCGGCGGCAACAAGACCCGCAAGCTGGAGTTCCTGCTGGGCGAAGCCCTGGCCCGGGGCGCCGACACCCTGGTGACCCAGGGCGCGGTCCAGTCCAACCACGTGCGCCAGACCATCGCCGCCGGCGCCCGCTTCGGCCTGAAGACCGAAGTGATCCTGGAAGAGCGCACCGGCTCCAAGACGTCCGACTACATGGGCAATGGCAACGTCCTGCTGGACAAGCTGATGGGCGCGACGATCCGTTACGTTCCCGGCGGCGCGGACATGGTCGCCGAATTGGAAGCCACAGCCGAGAGCGTCCGCCAGCGCGGCGGCAAGCCCTATGTCATTCCCGGCGGCGGCTCGAACACGGTGGGGGCGCTGGGCTATGTCGACTGCGCCCGCGAACTGGTGGTTCAGGCCGACCAGATGGACCTGAAGATCGACCGCCTGGTCACCGCCACCGGCAGCGCCGGCACCCATGCGGGGCTGGTCGCGGGCTTCGCGGCCCTGTCGGTCGACATCCCGATCCTGGGCTTCGGCGTCCGCGCGCCCAAGCCGAAGCAGGAAGAGAACGTCTTCAACCTGGCCGTCGCCACCGCCGAGACGATCGGCGCCCCCGGTCGGGTCAGGCGCGAGGCCGTGGTCGCCGACTGCGACTATGTCGGCGAGGGCTATGGCCTGGTCGACCAGGGCGTGATCGACGCCCTGGCCCTGGCCGCCCGCACCGAGGGCCTGCTGCTGGATCCCGTCTATTCGGGCAAGGCGATGAAGGGCCTGATCGACCAGGCTCGCAAGGGCGCGTTCAAGGGCGAACGGGTCGTGTTCCTGCACACCGGCGGCGCCCAGGGATTGTTCGGCTACCAGAGCGTGCTGGAACCGGCGCTGGGCTGA
- a CDS encoding tetratricopeptide repeat protein translates to MTRAIPLAALGAAALLSFAGATEASTLIIGSGAAQECSDAALKGREDSRAVLACTTALEVETLNFRDRARTYVNRGVLQMRQRQFAAARADFDQAASIDPNLGEAYVNRGATFVGEERYSEGVEQIDKGLSLGVKDPEKAFFNRGLANEGLGDLTAAYKDYSRASELKPDWLAPKTELARFTVKRP, encoded by the coding sequence ATGACCCGAGCGATTCCGCTCGCCGCGCTGGGCGCGGCGGCGCTTCTGTCCTTTGCCGGTGCGACGGAAGCCTCGACCCTGATCATCGGCAGCGGCGCGGCCCAGGAGTGTTCCGACGCCGCCCTGAAAGGCCGCGAGGACAGCCGCGCGGTGCTGGCCTGCACGACGGCCCTCGAAGTCGAGACCCTGAACTTCCGCGACCGCGCCCGCACCTATGTGAACCGCGGTGTCCTGCAGATGCGACAGCGCCAGTTCGCCGCCGCGCGCGCCGACTTCGACCAAGCCGCCAGCATCGATCCAAACCTGGGCGAGGCCTATGTGAACCGCGGTGCGACCTTCGTCGGCGAGGAGCGCTACAGCGAAGGCGTCGAGCAGATCGACAAGGGCCTGTCGCTGGGCGTCAAGGATCCGGAGAAGGCCTTCTTCAACCGGGGCCTGGCCAACGAGGGCCTGGGCGACCTGACGGCGGCCTACAAGGACTATTCGCGAGCGTCAGAACTGAAGCCCGACTGGCTGGCGCCGAAGACCGAGCTCGCGCGTTTCACGGTCAAGCGGCCCTAA
- a CDS encoding neutral zinc metallopeptidase → MEWQGGRRSGNIEDRRGLGPVGIAGGGIGAVVLAAIGYFVFGIDPRTTMEATQSLQQPVQQEGVRGEVTDKDGQFVDVIETSNREVWSPILRNEGVDYRPPEAIVLYKQATGTGCGTGQSAMGPFYCPADQKVYLDLSFWQDLETRFGAQGEFARAYVISHEIGHHVQHLLGADQQARRLGARGEESGSVRSELQADCYAGVWAAHAGETSGGRIVINRSDIQDGLGAAAAVGDDTIQKRSQGQVVPDSFTHGSSAQRMRWFTRGYDQGDPSACDTFSASRL, encoded by the coding sequence ATGGAGTGGCAAGGGGGCCGTCGGTCCGGCAACATCGAGGATCGGCGCGGTCTGGGACCGGTCGGGATCGCCGGTGGCGGCATCGGGGCGGTGGTGCTGGCGGCCATCGGCTACTTCGTGTTCGGCATCGATCCGCGCACGACCATGGAAGCGACGCAGAGTCTGCAGCAGCCCGTCCAGCAGGAGGGCGTGCGCGGCGAGGTCACGGACAAGGACGGGCAGTTCGTCGACGTGATCGAGACCTCGAACCGCGAGGTCTGGTCGCCGATCCTCCGCAACGAAGGCGTCGACTACCGGCCGCCCGAGGCGATCGTGCTCTACAAGCAGGCCACCGGCACCGGCTGCGGCACGGGCCAGTCGGCCATGGGGCCGTTCTACTGCCCGGCCGATCAGAAGGTCTATCTGGACCTGTCGTTCTGGCAGGACCTGGAAACCCGCTTCGGCGCCCAGGGCGAGTTCGCCCGCGCCTATGTCATCAGCCACGAGATCGGCCACCACGTGCAGCACCTGCTGGGCGCCGACCAGCAGGCCCGTCGCCTGGGCGCGCGCGGCGAGGAAAGCGGCTCGGTACGGTCGGAGCTGCAGGCTGACTGCTACGCCGGCGTCTGGGCCGCGCACGCGGGCGAGACCTCCGGCGGCCGGATCGTCATCAACCGGTCGGACATCCAGGACGGCCTGGGCGCGGCGGCTGCGGTCGGCGATGACACCATCCAGAAGCGCAGCCAAGGCCAGGTCGTGCCCGACAGCTTCACCCACGGAAGCAGCGCCCAGCGCATGCGGTGGTTCACGCGCGGCTACGACCAGGGCGATCCGAGCGCCTGCGACACCTTCTCGGCGTCGCGGCTTTAG
- a CDS encoding RidA family protein has translation MVRRLILPVLCALVATPALAQEAYPRKIPAAGGEVIIPTERHQKSYDEIKYAPARRVGDTLYVSGVIVGRAKDEGTDPESFKKQVRRAFTALDTILKTSGASFDDVVMINSFHVWEGPDQPAPRREQIAMINAVKSEFIKGPNPAWTAVGTTGLLAPGGIVEIQLIAHVPGK, from the coding sequence ATGGTCCGCCGCCTGATCCTGCCGGTCCTCTGCGCCCTGGTCGCCACGCCCGCCCTGGCGCAGGAGGCCTATCCCCGGAAGATCCCCGCCGCCGGCGGCGAGGTGATCATTCCGACCGAGCGTCACCAGAAGTCCTATGACGAGATCAAATACGCTCCCGCCCGCCGGGTCGGCGACACCCTCTACGTCTCGGGCGTCATCGTCGGGCGAGCCAAGGACGAGGGCACGGACCCGGAGTCGTTCAAGAAGCAGGTCCGCCGCGCCTTCACGGCGCTGGACACCATCCTCAAGACATCGGGGGCGAGCTTCGACGACGTGGTGATGATCAACAGCTTCCACGTCTGGGAAGGTCCTGATCAGCCCGCCCCGCGCCGGGAGCAGATCGCCATGATCAACGCCGTGAAGAGCGAGTTCATCAAGGGTCCGAACCCGGCCTGGACGGCGGTGGGCACGACCGGTCTGCTGGCGCCCGGCGGGATCGTCGAGATCCAGCTGATCGCCCACGTCCCCGGCAAGTAG